A segment of the Bacillus sp. es.034 genome:
TTCGTACCAGATTCGTTATGTCCGAATTGTAGCCAGGTGCCAGACGATTCGGCGGAACTAGCCCGTGTTACCCTCAACCCCAGCCCGAAAATCCGTGCCGATAGTTTCAGATGTACTCCTTTGGATGAATTGAAATCAGTTCTTGTAAACGATTATCTGGATAACCGTACCGGACTTTTTAACAGCAAGATGTATGACCTGGTGACGCCTTTTGCCGATGCGAGCGTCAATATGCCGATGTTCTCCGGGGATGAAGGGACGGCGGGACGGACTCAAGCTTACTCAGACAGCGAGCTGACGGCCATCCTTGAAGGATTGGAACGTCACTGCGGATTGGAGGCACGGGGCAAACGGACGGTTGTTCATGAAAGCTACCGACAGTTGTCAGCACATGCATTGAATCCATTAGAGGTCGGCGTGCACAACGATGAACAGTATGTCATGCCTGGTTTCCCTTTCGAAAAGTTTGATCCTGATAGGAAAATCGACTGGGTGTGGGGATACTCACTCATGGAAGAGCGGTCGATTCTTGTCCCAGAGCTCCTTGCTTACTACAGTCTGGGGTGCGGATCCTCCGGTTTTGTCTATGAAACGTCCAACGGCTGTGCCCTTGGGGGAAGCAGAGAGGAAGCGATTTTCTACGGAATCATGGAGGTCGTCGAACGGGACTCTTTCCTAATGACCTGGTATGCAGAACTGGGTCTTTCTCGTCTCGATCCTTTTACATCAGAGGACGAGGAACTGCAGCTAATGATCGAACGGATGCGGGCCGTCGCAGGGTATGATCTTTATTTATATAACTCCACCATGGAGCACGGAATCCCAAGTGTTTTTGCCATGGCTAAGAACAGGAAGGATACCGGGTTGAATCTTATACTCGCCGCAGGTGCCCATCTGGATCCAGTACGAGCGGCAAAGAGCGCGATACAGGAACTCGCCGGGATGATGCTGAATCTCGATGAGAAATTGGAAAAGAACAGAGCGAACTATGAAAAGATGCTTTACGATGATTCACTCGTAAGGCAGATGGATGATCACGGCATGCTGTACGGACTGCCCCAGGCTGAGGAACGTTTCAGCTTTTTACAGGATCGTCCTCTGAGAAGTTTCCAGGAGGAGTTCAAATGGAATTCCCGTCATGCGGATCTGACGGATGACCTGAAGGATATTCTTGAAAGATTCCGAAGCCGGAACCTTGATGTCATCGTTGTGGACCAAACCGCACCAGAACTTGAAAAGAACGGACTATACTGCGTGAAAGTCCTGATTCCCGGCATGCTTCCCATGACATTCGGGCATCATCTCACCCGACTGACAGGATTGGAAAGGGTCCTGAACGTACCGGCGGAACTGGGATATAGGGACCGGCCATTGACATTTGATGAACTCAATAAAAAACCGCATCCGTTTCCTTAAGCAGAGGAGGTGAGGAGGATGAGTCTGGAAGAATTTCTGCACAATCTGCAATGTGATATCAACCGGGCCAATCAGCCAAACTGGGAAGTGGACTGGGAGGATGCGCCCCTTCCCTATAAGCTGTACCGGGGTTTGCCGGTTGTTCCATTGTCACTTGAAGTACCCTTGTCATTCACAAGAGAGCAGCCTCCGTTGAAACCCGATGTCGAAAGGATCGGTCATTTTCTCTGGTATGTCTACGGCATGTCCGGAGTAAGCCAGTCGGTGCATCCCGATGACTTCGGGGAGGAGTCGTATCCCATCCACTCCTATCGACGGTTTGCTCCATCCGGAGGGGCGCTGTATCCGAATGAACTCTATCTCTATTTGAAACTCGAGGATTTGCCCCAAGGAATCTATCATTATGATGCCGCCCACCACCGACTTGTCCTGCTCCGGGACGGGAATGTTGATTCGTACTTGGAACGGGCACTTGGCAATCGCTGCGAGATCTCGACATGTTTTGCCACTGCCTTCGTTTCGGTGAGATACTGGAAGAATTTTTTTAAATACAATAACTTCTCCTACCGGCTGCAGGGACTCGATGCCGGTGTTTTGATGGGGCAGCTCTTGGAAACATCCAAACGGTTCGGATTCGAGACAGGGGTGTATGCTCAATTTCTCGATTCTCCTATCAACCATTTGCTTGGACTGTCTGAGGGAGAGGAAAGCGTCTATTCCGTCATCCCGCTTTCGGTTGCTGCAACGAATTGGGGTGGCAGGGGGATGGAGCGGAAAGTCACCGCTGAAGAATTATGCCGGGAGCTGCCAGCTATTTCTCTTACACATTATGAAAGATCTGAAAAGGTTCGAGAGTTTCCTAGGTTACTGGAGGTGAATGAAGCTTCTAAACTCGATTGTACCGGTGATTTTCAAAAGGTGGCAAAACAACCGGGTATGAGAGGGGGAGAAAAAGAAATCCATCTTCCGGAGATTGAATATTGTACGTATGATTTTGTGGAAGCTTGCCAAAAGCGCCATTCCCCTGAGATGGATTTTGTCATGGGGAAGGTCAGTCAGGAGCAGCTCGCGGTTTTATTAAAAAGGGCAACTCATTCATACTGGTTTAGAAGTGACCTAGACAACGTTTTTGACGGTAAAGAACCCCGTATTACCATATACGGCTGTTTGTATAACGTAGAAGGCATACCAAATGGCGCATACGCATATGACAGCGTCCGCCATTCACTAAGGGAAATCGGTACCGGGGATTATCGGCTCCAGCTGCAATCGGGGCTATCACTGGATAACGTCAACTTGCTTCAGGTTCCGTTGTGCCTTCATATCACCGGGAACAAAGATTATTTCAAGGATTCTCTTGGATACAGAGGGTACAGGATCATGCAGATGGAAGCGGGAATGCTTGTTCAGCGACTGCTCTTGTCTTCGGCTGCGGTCGGATTTGGGGGGCATCCGCTGCTTGGGTTTGATACAGCGGTGACGGATGGGATTTATAGGCTGGAAGCCGAGAACCTAACGAGCTTGATTCAGATTCCGATTGGACCATTTCGGGAAAAGGCTTGGTTGAGGGGGAGTTTGATGAGTTGAAGAGAAGTGAGTTGCGGGGACAGGTCCATTGGCTCTTTGAATTGGTGCCGCGGTGCCTGTCCCCGTGGCTTTTTTAAAGGAAAATCATTCAAAAGGACGTCTCGTGGGCAGGCCATGAGACGTTTTTTATGGACACAATTCCTGTTACGTAGAGGGATGATTTGACATTAACATGGTTTCAATGAATGATAAAGGTAATAACTTTGAGGGTGATTTAATTGAAAGAATCAGTGGACATTCTAATAATTGAAGATGACGAGGATATAAATCGCTTACTATGCAGTATTATCAGCAAGAGCGGCTACTCCCCTAAGCCAGCATATTCAGGTACGGAAGCAGTCATCTATCTGGATAGCCAAAAATGGGACATGGTATTAATTGATTTGATGCTCCCTGGCTTAAGCGGTGAAGAGCTGTTAAAAAAGATAACAAAAGAAAGTCATGTTCCGGTTATCATCATTTCGGCAAAGCTTGAAACGCAAACCAAGATCAATTCGCTGAGAGCAGGTGCAGATGACTACATTACTAAGCCTTTCGATGTGGATGAGGTATCTGCCAGAATCGATTCATGTCTTAGAAGATATCGCGATCTATCAGGGGTTCAGGAAACGAATCAGCTGATGTATAAAGATATTGTCCTGGATATGGATCCAAAGGTAGTGACCGTGAATGATTCTGAACTCAAATTAACGGCAAGGGAATATGAAATTCTGCTTCTCATGATGTCTTCACCCAATAAAGTCTTTTCCAAGGCTAATTTGTTTGAAAGTGTGTGGAAGGATTCATTTTATGGGGACGACAATACGATTAATGTTCATGTGAGTAATATTAGGAGTAAGCTTGCGAAAGCGAATCAGAATGAAGAGTATATCGAAACGATCTGGGGGATGGGCTATAAACTCAAAACTTAAGGTTTTCTTAAGAAATGACTTAAGACTTTCTTACGTTTTCCTTCTTATACTGTAAGAGTGTTCAAAGAACTGACCATTGAA
Coding sequences within it:
- a CDS encoding TOMM precursor leader peptide-binding protein — encoded protein: MNSFVVIVGEGMLSDRVCAQLSARYPVFRQKTIETSFPANTALVLVLDDAWNPAVHQMAEEVMRGTQVPWLRGFVSFGEGVIGPLVQPDTPGCSQCADLRRLLGGKERHEMREVQGKLAEIGGMTKDPWASNIGLSHMAHIITAEAYRVLEGAKPHSHGRVCLTELKTLNSSWHSFVPDSLCPNCSQVPDDSAELARVTLNPSPKIRADSFRCTPLDELKSVLVNDYLDNRTGLFNSKMYDLVTPFADASVNMPMFSGDEGTAGRTQAYSDSELTAILEGLERHCGLEARGKRTVVHESYRQLSAHALNPLEVGVHNDEQYVMPGFPFEKFDPDRKIDWVWGYSLMEERSILVPELLAYYSLGCGSSGFVYETSNGCALGGSREEAIFYGIMEVVERDSFLMTWYAELGLSRLDPFTSEDEELQLMIERMRAVAGYDLYLYNSTMEHGIPSVFAMAKNRKDTGLNLILAAGAHLDPVRAAKSAIQELAGMMLNLDEKLEKNRANYEKMLYDDSLVRQMDDHGMLYGLPQAEERFSFLQDRPLRSFQEEFKWNSRHADLTDDLKDILERFRSRNLDVIVVDQTAPELEKNGLYCVKVLIPGMLPMTFGHHLTRLTGLERVLNVPAELGYRDRPLTFDELNKKPHPFP
- a CDS encoding SagB family peptide dehydrogenase — encoded protein: MSLEEFLHNLQCDINRANQPNWEVDWEDAPLPYKLYRGLPVVPLSLEVPLSFTREQPPLKPDVERIGHFLWYVYGMSGVSQSVHPDDFGEESYPIHSYRRFAPSGGALYPNELYLYLKLEDLPQGIYHYDAAHHRLVLLRDGNVDSYLERALGNRCEISTCFATAFVSVRYWKNFFKYNNFSYRLQGLDAGVLMGQLLETSKRFGFETGVYAQFLDSPINHLLGLSEGEESVYSVIPLSVAATNWGGRGMERKVTAEELCRELPAISLTHYERSEKVREFPRLLEVNEASKLDCTGDFQKVAKQPGMRGGEKEIHLPEIEYCTYDFVEACQKRHSPEMDFVMGKVSQEQLAVLLKRATHSYWFRSDLDNVFDGKEPRITIYGCLYNVEGIPNGAYAYDSVRHSLREIGTGDYRLQLQSGLSLDNVNLLQVPLCLHITGNKDYFKDSLGYRGYRIMQMEAGMLVQRLLLSSAAVGFGGHPLLGFDTAVTDGIYRLEAENLTSLIQIPIGPFREKAWLRGSLMS
- a CDS encoding response regulator transcription factor, whose amino-acid sequence is MKESVDILIIEDDEDINRLLCSIISKSGYSPKPAYSGTEAVIYLDSQKWDMVLIDLMLPGLSGEELLKKITKESHVPVIIISAKLETQTKINSLRAGADDYITKPFDVDEVSARIDSCLRRYRDLSGVQETNQLMYKDIVLDMDPKVVTVNDSELKLTAREYEILLLMMSSPNKVFSKANLFESVWKDSFYGDDNTINVHVSNIRSKLAKANQNEEYIETIWGMGYKLKT